The following are encoded in a window of Citrobacter freundii genomic DNA:
- the pbpG gene encoding D-alanyl-D-alanine endopeptidase, translated as MLKFRVSLLSLALVLAVPFAPQAVAKTAATAAASQPEIASGSAMIVDLNTNKVIYSNHPDLVRPIASITKLMTAMVVLDARLPLNEKLKVDISQTPEMKGIYSRVRLNSEISRKDMLLLALMSSENRAAASLAHHYPGGYNAFIKAMNAKAKSLGMTKTRFVEPTGLSIHNVSTARDLTKLLIASKQYPLIGQLSTTREDMATFANPAYTLPFRNTNHLVYRDNWNIQLTKTGFTNAAGHCLVMRTVINNKPVALVVMDAFGKYTHFADASRLRTWIETGKVMPVPAAALSYKKQKAAQMAATGEQTAQND; from the coding sequence ATGCTTAAATTTCGAGTTTCATTATTAAGCCTTGCCCTGGTGCTGGCAGTTCCTTTTGCACCCCAAGCCGTGGCGAAAACGGCGGCTACCGCAGCGGCCTCTCAACCCGAGATTGCGTCTGGTAGTGCGATGATTGTTGATTTGAATACCAATAAGGTCATCTATTCGAACCATCCGGACCTTGTGCGTCCGATTGCGTCGATCACCAAATTAATGACGGCGATGGTGGTGCTGGATGCACGACTGCCGCTGAACGAAAAGCTGAAAGTAGACATCAGCCAGACGCCAGAAATGAAAGGCATCTATTCTCGTGTACGGCTGAACAGTGAAATCAGCCGCAAAGACATGCTGCTGCTGGCGCTGATGTCATCGGAAAACCGTGCGGCGGCAAGCCTGGCGCATCATTATCCTGGCGGTTATAACGCGTTTATCAAAGCGATGAATGCCAAAGCGAAATCACTGGGGATGACTAAGACCCGCTTTGTGGAACCGACAGGGTTATCCATTCATAACGTGTCGACCGCCCGTGACCTCACTAAATTACTGATTGCCAGCAAACAGTATCCGCTGATTGGTCAGTTAAGTACCACGCGTGAAGACATGGCCACCTTTGCCAACCCGGCCTATACGCTGCCGTTCCGCAACACCAACCATCTGGTGTATCGCGATAACTGGAATATCCAGCTCACCAAAACCGGCTTTACCAACGCGGCGGGTCACTGTCTGGTGATGCGCACGGTCATCAACAACAAACCGGTGGCGCTGGTGGTGATGGATGCGTTTGGTAAATACACTCATTTTGCCGATGCCAGCCGTTTACGTACCTGGATAGAAACTGGCAAGGTGATGCCGGTTCCGGCGGCGGCACTGAGCTATAAAAAGCAAAAAGCCGCACAGATGGCGGCGACGGGTGAACAAACTGCGCAGAACGATTAA
- a CDS encoding CidA/LrgA family protein gives MSKSLNIIWQYLRAFILIYACLYAGIFLASLLPITIPGSIIGMLILFVLLALQILPAKWVNPGCYVLIRYMALLFVPIGVGIMQYFDLLRAQFGPVVVSCTISTLVVFLVVSWSSHLVHGERKIVGQKGSKE, from the coding sequence ATGAGCAAGTCACTGAACATTATCTGGCAATATTTACGCGCGTTTATCCTGATTTATGCCTGCCTGTATGCGGGTATTTTTCTTGCCTCACTGCTGCCTATCACCATCCCGGGTAGCATTATTGGCATGCTGATTCTGTTTGTTCTGCTGGCATTACAGATACTACCAGCGAAATGGGTTAACCCCGGTTGCTACGTCCTGATTCGTTACATGGCGCTGCTGTTTGTCCCGATTGGCGTCGGGATCATGCAGTACTTTGACTTGCTGCGCGCGCAGTTTGGACCGGTCGTAGTGTCCTGCACCATCAGTACGCTGGTCGTTTTCCTGGTGGTGAGTTGGAGCTCACACCTTGTGCACGGTGAACGCAAAATCGTTGGACAAAAAGGGTCAAAAGAATGA
- a CDS encoding class I SAM-dependent methyltransferase has translation MSQNIYDDPHFFAGYATLDRSVKGLDGAPEWPALQAMLPPLQGQRILDLGCGYGWFCRYARDNHAASVVGLDISEKMLAQACNLTTGEGISYQRKDLDALTLAADSFELVYSSLALHYLQDIERLLVTIYQALTPGGMLVFSAEHPIYTAPLTQGWIKDKTGQLSWPVNHYQQEGERISNWFAEGVKKQHRKLATWINALIGAGFEIVCVDEWGPSAEQIAANPALDEEKERPMVFLLSARKPA, from the coding sequence ATGTCACAAAATATCTATGATGATCCGCACTTCTTTGCCGGATATGCCACGCTGGACCGCTCCGTAAAAGGACTCGACGGCGCGCCCGAATGGCCAGCATTACAGGCCATGCTCCCTCCGTTACAAGGTCAGCGCATTCTCGATCTAGGCTGCGGATACGGCTGGTTTTGCCGCTACGCACGCGATAACCACGCGGCAAGCGTCGTGGGCTTAGATATTTCAGAGAAAATGTTAGCCCAGGCTTGCAACTTGACCACCGGAGAGGGTATTTCGTACCAGCGCAAAGATCTTGACGCGCTGACGTTGGCCGCGGATTCCTTTGAGCTGGTTTATAGCTCGCTCGCCTTGCATTATTTACAGGATATAGAGCGATTATTGGTAACCATTTACCAGGCGTTAACACCAGGCGGAATGTTGGTCTTTTCTGCAGAGCATCCGATTTATACTGCGCCTCTCACCCAGGGTTGGATAAAAGACAAAACCGGGCAACTCTCCTGGCCGGTGAATCACTATCAGCAGGAAGGTGAACGTATCAGCAACTGGTTTGCTGAAGGGGTAAAAAAACAACACCGCAAGCTGGCAACCTGGATCAACGCGCTGATTGGCGCCGGGTTTGAGATTGTCTGTGTTGATGAGTGGGGACCGTCTGCTGAACAGATTGCCGCCAACCCCGCGCTGGATGAAGAGAAAGAGCGCCCGATGGTGTTTCTGCTCAGCGCACGTAAGCCGGCATAA
- a CDS encoding Yip1 family protein: MNHVWGLFSHPDREMHVINSENESVSHHYTHHVLLMAAIPVICAFIGTTQIGWNFGDGNVLQLSLLTGFAMAILFYGVMLAGVAVMGRVIWWMARNYPQRPSLAHCMVFAGYVATPLFLSGLVALYPLVWLCALVGTIALFYTGYLLYLGIPTFLNISREEGLSFSSSTLAIGVLVLEVLLAITVILWGYGYRLF, from the coding sequence ATGAACCATGTCTGGGGGCTATTTTCCCATCCCGATCGTGAAATGCACGTGATCAACAGCGAAAACGAAAGTGTTTCGCATCACTATACCCACCATGTTCTGCTGATGGCGGCCATCCCGGTCATTTGCGCATTTATTGGCACCACGCAAATTGGCTGGAATTTTGGCGACGGCAACGTATTGCAGTTATCCCTGTTGACCGGATTTGCGATGGCAATTCTGTTTTACGGTGTGATGCTGGCCGGCGTGGCCGTGATGGGCAGGGTTATCTGGTGGATGGCACGTAACTATCCGCAGCGCCCGTCGCTGGCACATTGCATGGTCTTTGCCGGCTATGTCGCCACACCGCTGTTTTTAAGTGGGCTGGTGGCGTTGTATCCGCTGGTCTGGCTGTGTGCCTTAGTCGGAACTATCGCGCTGTTTTACACCGGCTATTTGCTGTATCTCGGCATCCCGACATTCCTGAATATCAGCAGAGAGGAAGGACTCAGCTTTTCCAGCTCAACGCTGGCAATTGGCGTCCTGGTGCTCGAAGTTCTGCTGGCGATTACGGTTATCCTGTGGGGGTACGGATACCGATTGTTCTAA
- a CDS encoding NAD(P)-dependent oxidoreductase — protein sequence MPQQNYLDELTPAFTPLLAIKEASRCLLCHDAPCSQDCPAQTDPGKFIRSIYFRNFKGAAETIRENNALGAICARVCPTEKLCQRGCTRSGIDKPIDIARLQRFITDFEQQTAMKIYQPATKTRGKVAIIGAGPAGLQASVTLSNLGYDVTIYEKQAQPGGWLRFGIPEFRLPQSVLDLEIARIVEMGVTIKCDCEVGNTIAVEQLKAENRAVLVTVGMSYGSTLPLFDEADNVEIAVDFLQRARQAHGDITLPQSALIIGGGDVAMDVASTLKLLGCPSVTCVAREELAEFPASDKEFTSTQALGVSIIDGFTPVAVAGNKVTFKHVRLHGELSLEAEHIILAVGQHAQLDAFHALTAQRNLIETHNYQTADPVIFAAGDIVKGDKTVVSAVKTGKEAAQVIHHYLEGVCSC from the coding sequence ATGCCACAACAAAATTATCTGGATGAGCTAACGCCCGCTTTCACCCCCTTATTAGCAATAAAAGAGGCCTCGCGTTGTTTATTATGTCACGATGCCCCCTGTAGTCAGGATTGTCCGGCACAAACTGACCCAGGGAAATTTATCCGCTCCATCTATTTTCGCAATTTTAAGGGGGCAGCCGAAACTATTCGCGAAAATAATGCGCTCGGCGCCATTTGTGCTCGGGTATGCCCCACCGAAAAATTATGCCAGCGTGGATGTACACGCTCAGGAATAGATAAACCGATCGATATTGCACGGCTGCAACGTTTTATTACCGATTTTGAACAGCAGACTGCGATGAAAATTTATCAACCGGCAACCAAAACACGTGGCAAAGTCGCCATTATCGGCGCAGGGCCAGCTGGGTTGCAGGCCAGCGTGACGTTGAGTAACCTGGGTTATGACGTAACGATCTACGAAAAGCAGGCTCAGCCGGGTGGCTGGCTACGCTTTGGCATTCCTGAGTTTCGCCTGCCTCAATCCGTGTTGGATCTTGAGATTGCCCGTATCGTTGAAATGGGCGTCACCATCAAGTGCGATTGCGAAGTCGGCAACACGATCGCCGTCGAACAACTCAAAGCTGAAAATCGCGCCGTGCTGGTGACTGTTGGGATGTCTTATGGTTCCACCCTGCCATTGTTTGATGAGGCGGATAACGTTGAGATCGCCGTCGATTTCTTGCAACGCGCGCGACAGGCGCACGGTGATATCACCTTACCGCAGAGTGCGTTAATTATCGGCGGGGGCGATGTCGCCATGGATGTCGCCAGCACGCTGAAACTTCTCGGCTGCCCGTCAGTTACCTGTGTCGCTCGTGAAGAATTAGCTGAATTTCCCGCCAGTGACAAAGAGTTTACCAGTACACAGGCATTAGGCGTGTCGATCATCGACGGTTTTACGCCGGTAGCGGTTGCCGGAAATAAAGTCACCTTTAAACACGTGCGTCTGCACGGGGAACTCTCTCTTGAAGCCGAGCATATTATTCTCGCCGTTGGTCAACACGCGCAGTTGGATGCGTTTCACGCGTTAACAGCGCAACGTAATCTTATTGAAACCCACAATTATCAAACCGCCGATCCGGTTATTTTCGCCGCTGGCGATATTGTCAAAGGAGATAAAACCGTGGTGTCTGCCGTGAAAACCGGTAAAGAAGCCGCTCAGGTAATTCATCACTATTTAGAGGGGGTTTGCTCATGTTAA
- the mdtQ gene encoding multidrug resistance outer membrane protein MdtQ: protein MNRNSVLLAAACLPLFILLPGCAPMHDTRQSLSQQTPAENVDSALPAALKNGWPDSQWWKAYHDPQLNALIDSTLKNSPDMQVAEQRIQLAEAQAKAVEAQDGPQIDFSADVERQKMSAEGLMGPFALTDPAAGTTGPWYTNGTMGLTAGWNLDLWGKNRAEVTARIGAVKAREAEREQTRQLLASGVSRLYWEWQTQAALKTVLTQIETEQQNVITVDRELYQNGLTSSVEGVETDIDSGKTEQQLNDVNGKMKVIEARLSALTNTQSTSLKLHATTMPVVESQLPSQLGYSLLARRPDLQAAHWYIESSLSSIDAAKAAFYPDVNLMAFLQQDALHLSDLFRHSAQQMGVTAGLTLPIFDSGRLNANLDITKAQSNLTVANYNKAVVDAVNDVARAATQVDTLAQKNQHQLQIEHDAQRVVGLAQARFNAGIIAGSRVSEAKIPALREQCNGLILQGQWLDASIQLTSALGGGYHAS, encoded by the coding sequence ATGAATCGTAATTCTGTGCTTCTTGCAGCGGCATGCTTGCCGCTTTTTATTCTGCTGCCCGGTTGTGCCCCAATGCATGATACCCGCCAGTCGCTCTCACAGCAGACGCCCGCTGAAAATGTGGATTCTGCGTTACCCGCGGCATTAAAAAATGGTTGGCCGGATAGCCAATGGTGGAAGGCATATCACGATCCCCAGTTGAATGCGTTGATTGACAGTACATTAAAGAATTCGCCTGATATGCAGGTGGCAGAGCAGCGTATCCAACTGGCAGAGGCGCAGGCGAAGGCCGTTGAGGCGCAGGATGGTCCGCAGATTGATTTCTCGGCAGACGTCGAGCGCCAGAAAATGTCGGCAGAAGGCTTGATGGGACCGTTTGCCCTCACCGATCCGGCGGCGGGCACCACCGGGCCGTGGTACACCAATGGCACCATGGGATTAACCGCTGGCTGGAACCTGGATCTGTGGGGTAAGAATCGGGCGGAGGTAACAGCACGCATTGGTGCAGTCAAAGCGCGTGAAGCTGAGCGCGAGCAAACCAGACAGCTGTTGGCGAGCGGTGTCTCCCGCTTATACTGGGAATGGCAGACGCAGGCGGCGCTGAAGACCGTGCTGACGCAAATCGAAACCGAGCAGCAAAATGTGATTACCGTCGATCGCGAGCTGTACCAAAACGGGTTGACCTCCTCGGTAGAAGGCGTTGAAACCGATATTGATTCCGGTAAAACGGAGCAGCAACTCAACGACGTCAACGGGAAAATGAAGGTCATCGAGGCGCGGTTGAGCGCGCTGACCAACACGCAGTCCACCTCGCTGAAGCTGCATGCCACCACGATGCCGGTCGTCGAAAGCCAGTTGCCGTCCCAGTTAGGTTATTCCTTGCTGGCCCGCCGACCGGACCTGCAGGCGGCTCACTGGTACATTGAATCTTCTCTAAGCAGTATTGATGCGGCAAAAGCGGCATTTTATCCCGACGTTAACCTGATGGCCTTCCTGCAGCAGGATGCTTTACATCTGAGCGATCTGTTCCGCCATTCTGCCCAACAAATGGGGGTCACAGCCGGATTAACGCTCCCGATCTTCGACAGCGGCAGGTTGAATGCGAATCTCGACATCACCAAAGCGCAAAGTAACCTGACCGTGGCCAATTACAATAAAGCGGTGGTTGATGCGGTGAATGATGTCGCGCGTGCGGCAACGCAGGTGGATACGCTGGCGCAGAAGAATCAGCATCAGCTGCAGATCGAACATGACGCGCAGCGGGTAGTGGGGCTTGCGCAGGCGCGGTTCAACGCCGGGATTATCGCCGGCTCCCGCGTCAGTGAGGCAAAAATTCCAGCACTGCGTGAACAGTGTAACGGCCTTATACTACAAGGTCAGTGGCTGGATGCGTCTATTCAGCTCACCAGCGCCCTGGGTGGCGGATACCACGCATCCTGA
- the cdd gene encoding cytidine deaminase — MHPRFQTAFAQLAGNVQSALAPLLADVHFPAMLTAEQVSLLKRESGLDEDALAFALLPLAAACARTDLSHFNVGAIARGVSGNWYFGSNMEFLGATMQQTVHAEQSAISHAWLRGEKGLAAITVNYTPCGHCRQFMNELNSGLDLRIHLPGREPHALRDYLPDAFGPKDLDIKTLLMDEQDHGFALQGDALTQAAIAAANRCHMPYSNAPSGVALECKDGQIFSGSYAENAAFNPTLPPLQGALNLLNLNGYDYPDIQRAVLAEKADAPLIQWDATAATLKALGCNHIERVLLA, encoded by the coding sequence ATGCATCCACGTTTTCAAACTGCTTTCGCCCAACTCGCGGGTAACGTGCAATCAGCCCTGGCCCCCCTTCTGGCGGATGTCCATTTCCCCGCCATGTTGACTGCGGAGCAGGTCTCTTTGCTGAAACGCGAATCGGGACTGGACGAAGACGCGCTGGCATTCGCTCTGCTGCCGCTGGCTGCCGCCTGCGCACGTACCGATCTGTCCCATTTTAACGTTGGTGCCATTGCGCGCGGCGTCAGTGGCAACTGGTATTTTGGTAGCAATATGGAATTCCTCGGCGCGACGATGCAGCAAACCGTTCATGCCGAGCAAAGCGCCATCAGTCACGCCTGGCTGCGCGGAGAAAAGGGACTCGCCGCCATTACCGTCAACTACACCCCCTGCGGCCACTGCCGTCAGTTTATGAACGAGCTGAACAGCGGGCTGGATTTACGCATTCATTTGCCGGGTCGTGAGCCGCACGCGCTGCGTGACTACCTGCCGGATGCTTTTGGTCCGAAAGATCTCGACATCAAAACATTGCTGATGGACGAGCAGGATCACGGCTTTGCGCTGCAAGGTGACGCGCTGACGCAGGCGGCGATCGCCGCAGCCAACCGCTGCCATATGCCGTACAGCAACGCCCCAAGCGGTGTGGCACTGGAATGCAAAGACGGTCAAATCTTCAGCGGTAGCTACGCTGAAAACGCCGCTTTTAACCCCACTCTGCCTCCGCTGCAGGGTGCATTAAACCTGTTGAATCTGAACGGCTACGATTACCCGGATATTCAACGCGCCGTACTGGCAGAAAAAGCCGATGCGCCGTTGATCCAGTGGGATGCCACTGCCGCTACCCTGAAAGCTCTGGGCTGCAACCACATCGAGCGCGTTTTGCTAGCATAA
- the dusC gene encoding tRNA dihydrouridine(16) synthase DusC, translating into MRVLLAPMEGVLDSLVRELLTEVNDYDLCITEFVRVVDQLLPAKVFHRICPELHNNSRTPSGTQVRIQLLGQHPQWLAENAARAVELGSYGVDLNCGCPSKLVNGSGGGATLLKDPELIYQGAKAMREAVPGHLPVTVKVRLGWDSSDRQFEIADAVQLAGASELAVHGRTKEQGYKAEHINWQAIGEIRQRLTIPVIANGEIWDWQSAQNCMAVTGCDAVMIGRGALNIPNLSRVVKYNEPRMPWPDVVTLLKKYTRLEKQGDTGLYHVARIKQWLGYLRKEYAEATTLFQDIRALNNSPDIARAIQAIEI; encoded by the coding sequence ATGCGTGTTTTACTGGCGCCGATGGAAGGCGTGCTCGACTCACTGGTGCGCGAGCTGCTGACTGAAGTTAATGATTATGATCTGTGCATCACCGAATTTGTGCGCGTGGTGGATCAGCTCCTGCCAGCAAAAGTATTTCATCGGATCTGCCCGGAGCTGCATAACAACAGCCGTACCCCATCCGGCACGCAGGTGCGCATCCAACTGCTGGGGCAGCATCCACAATGGCTGGCAGAGAACGCGGCCCGCGCGGTTGAGCTGGGGTCGTACGGTGTCGATCTGAACTGTGGCTGCCCGTCAAAACTGGTTAACGGCAGCGGTGGCGGCGCAACGCTATTGAAAGATCCTGAACTTATCTATCAGGGGGCGAAGGCGATGCGCGAGGCGGTGCCGGGTCATTTGCCGGTAACGGTGAAAGTGCGCCTGGGCTGGGACAGCAGCGACCGGCAGTTTGAAATCGCCGATGCCGTTCAGCTGGCGGGTGCCAGCGAACTGGCGGTTCATGGCCGCACCAAAGAGCAAGGGTATAAAGCGGAGCATATCAACTGGCAGGCTATCGGTGAGATCCGCCAGCGTCTTACGATTCCGGTTATCGCCAACGGTGAAATCTGGGACTGGCAGAGCGCGCAAAATTGTATGGCGGTCACCGGATGTGATGCGGTGATGATCGGACGCGGGGCGCTAAATATCCCGAACCTGAGTCGGGTGGTGAAATATAACGAACCGCGGATGCCGTGGCCCGACGTGGTGACATTACTGAAAAAATATACCCGTCTGGAAAAACAGGGTGATACCGGGCTATATCATGTGGCGCGTATTAAGCAGTGGCTGGGATATTTACGCAAAGAATATGCCGAAGCGACGACGCTGTTTCAGGATATTCGCGCTCTCAATAATTCACCGGATATCGCGCGGGCGATTCAGGCCATTGAGATTTAA
- the sanA gene encoding outer membrane permeability protein SanA, whose product MLKRVFYSLLVLIGLLLLTVLGLDRWMSWKTAPYIYDELQDLPYRQVGVVLGTAKYYRTGVINQYYRYRIQGALNAYNSGKVNYLLLSGDNAQQNYNEPMTMRKDLIAAGVDPADIVLDYAGFRTLDSIVRTRKVFDTNDFIIITQRFHCERALFIALHMGIQAQCYAVPSPKDMLTVRVREFGARFGALADLYLFKREPRFLGPLVPIPALHQVPDDAQGYPAVTPEQLLELQKKQGK is encoded by the coding sequence ATGTTAAAGCGCGTGTTTTACAGCTTGTTAGTCCTGATAGGCTTACTGCTGTTGACGGTGCTTGGCCTCGACCGATGGATGAGCTGGAAGACGGCACCCTATATCTACGACGAATTGCAGGATTTACCCTACCGTCAGGTCGGCGTGGTATTAGGCACCGCGAAATACTATCGCACCGGCGTAATTAACCAGTATTACCGCTACCGCATTCAGGGCGCATTAAACGCGTATAACAGCGGTAAGGTGAATTATCTGCTGCTCAGCGGCGACAATGCCCAGCAAAACTACAACGAACCGATGACGATGCGTAAAGATCTGATTGCCGCTGGCGTCGATCCTGCCGACATCGTGCTTGATTACGCCGGTTTCCGTACACTTGACTCCATTGTGCGCACCCGCAAAGTATTTGATACCAACGATTTCATCATTATCACTCAGCGATTCCACTGCGAGCGCGCGTTGTTTATTGCGCTGCATATGGGCATTCAAGCCCAGTGCTACGCGGTACCGTCACCAAAAGATATGCTGACCGTACGCGTACGCGAATTTGGCGCACGTTTTGGCGCCCTGGCCGATCTCTATCTTTTTAAACGTGAGCCGCGTTTTTTAGGTCCGCTGGTGCCCATCCCGGCCCTGCACCAGGTTCCGGATGATGCGCAGGGCTACCCGGCGGTCACGCCTGAACAATTGTTAGAATTACAAAAGAAACAAGGAAAATAA
- a CDS encoding DedA family protein, protein MDINNLIAQYGYAALIIGSLAEGETITLLGGVAAHQGLLKFPLVVVSVALGGMIGDQLLYLLGRRYGGNILRRFSRHRAKIQYAQKMIQRRPYLFVVGTRFMYGFRVIGPLLIGASHLPPKIFLPLNILGALVWALLFTTLGYVGGEVVAPWLHSLDQHIKHAVWLILVVGLVVAVRWWMKRRNKQKTDPTA, encoded by the coding sequence ATGGATATAAACAATCTTATTGCCCAGTACGGCTATGCGGCGCTCATCATTGGCAGCCTGGCCGAAGGCGAAACCATTACCCTGTTGGGCGGTGTGGCGGCGCATCAGGGATTACTCAAATTTCCGCTGGTTGTTGTCTCTGTCGCGCTGGGGGGAATGATTGGCGATCAGTTGCTGTATCTGCTTGGTCGTCGTTACGGCGGCAACATTCTCCGTCGCTTCTCGCGTCATCGGGCAAAAATTCAGTATGCACAGAAAATGATCCAGCGGCGCCCATACCTGTTCGTGGTCGGGACACGTTTTATGTATGGCTTTCGGGTCATTGGCCCCTTGCTGATTGGTGCCAGTCACCTGCCGCCGAAAATCTTTTTACCGCTGAATATTCTCGGCGCACTGGTCTGGGCATTGCTGTTTACTACCCTTGGTTATGTGGGTGGAGAAGTGGTCGCGCCGTGGCTGCACAGTCTCGACCAGCATATCAAGCATGCGGTATGGCTGATTCTGGTTGTTGGGCTGGTGGTGGCGGTCCGCTGGTGGATGAAACGGCGCAATAAACAAAAAACCGACCCGACAGCCTGA
- a CDS encoding DUF2542 family protein has translation MDVQTLFVVLAFLLIPVFCFREAWKGWRTGAVDKIKKNAREPVYAYRHQEPLQFWSYVLVYAGCGCLSFGMVIYLIFYR, from the coding sequence ATGGATGTGCAAACCCTCTTCGTCGTTTTAGCCTTTCTGTTAATCCCTGTATTTTGTTTTCGTGAAGCCTGGAAGGGCTGGCGTACAGGTGCGGTGGATAAAATAAAGAAGAACGCCCGTGAACCCGTTTATGCCTATCGTCATCAAGAACCGCTGCAATTCTGGTCATACGTTCTTGTTTACGCCGGATGCGGATGTTTATCTTTTGGCATGGTGATTTATTTAATCTTTTATCGATAA
- a CDS encoding CidB/LrgB family autolysis modulator, giving the protein MMEYIWWSLPLTLAVFFGARKLAMRIKMPLLNPLLVAMVVIIPFLILTGIPYDHYFKGSEVLNDLLQPAVVALAYPLYEQLHQIRARWKSIIAICFAGSIVAMVTGTTIALLMGASPEIAASIMPKSVTTPIAMAVGGSIGGIPAISAVCVIFVGILGAVFGHTLLNAMRIRTKAARGLAMGTASHALGTARCAELDYQEGAFSSLALVICGIITSLVAPFLFPVILAVVG; this is encoded by the coding sequence ATGATGGAGTATATCTGGTGGTCGTTACCCCTCACGCTGGCGGTATTTTTTGGCGCACGTAAGCTGGCAATGCGGATCAAAATGCCGCTGCTGAACCCGCTGCTGGTTGCCATGGTGGTGATTATTCCTTTTCTGATCCTGACCGGCATTCCCTACGATCACTATTTCAAAGGTAGCGAAGTGCTGAACGATTTACTGCAACCTGCCGTGGTCGCGTTGGCATACCCGCTGTACGAACAGCTGCACCAAATCCGCGCCCGCTGGAAATCCATTATTGCCATCTGCTTTGCCGGTAGCATTGTGGCGATGGTCACCGGGACCACTATTGCGTTACTGATGGGGGCATCGCCAGAAATTGCCGCATCTATAATGCCTAAATCGGTCACCACGCCGATCGCCATGGCGGTGGGGGGTAGCATCGGCGGTATTCCTGCTATCAGCGCCGTCTGCGTCATCTTTGTCGGGATCCTGGGTGCCGTGTTTGGCCACACACTGTTAAATGCGATGCGCATTCGCACCAAGGCCGCGCGTGGACTGGCAATGGGGACCGCGTCACACGCCCTGGGTACGGCACGCTGCGCGGAGCTTGATTACCAGGAAGGTGCGTTCAGTTCCCTGGCACTGGTTATTTGCGGGATCATCACCTCGCTGGTGGCCCCCTTCCTGTTCCCGGTGATTCTGGCTGTAGTCGGTTAG
- the yohP gene encoding small membrane protein YohP — translation MKILLWAILIIFLIGLLVVTGVFKMIF, via the coding sequence ATGAAAATTCTGCTGTGGGCTATTTTAATTATTTTTCTGATTGGACTGTTGGTGGTGACTGGCGTGTTTAAGATGATTTTCTGA